In Streptomyces nojiriensis, one genomic interval encodes:
- the fxsT gene encoding FxSxx-COOH system tetratricopeptide repeat protein: MTASSDSSGDSDSRDGRIVTFYSYKGGTGRTMALANTAWILAANGKRVLAVDWDLEAPGLHRFFHPFLDPSTLGATTGVIDLISEYAWAATSPVQRPDDWHKDYARIQPHAVSLTPETHGWEFPDGGTLDFVSAGRQNREYSATVSTFDWDNFYDRLGGGLFFDALRADMKRNYDYVLIDSRTGLSDIADICTVHLPDILVDCFTLSDQSIDGAASVARQIDERFSDRGIKIYPVPMRIDEGEKEKADAGRALARIKFDRFPNGLVGDELTSYWGAVEIPYRPYYAYEETLATFGDEAGLTNSLLSAFERLTAVVTEGHITSMPVIGEEVRLRIRDAFTRRRPALPADLFLSYVAENRMWADWIESVLTRAGFRVVPKDVSAERAPGAVAGDTLGGAGISIDTAARTVVLLSTAYLKSARAVDVWERAAAEDPTGGRRQLVPLRVGDVRLSTPYIDRNPVDLFRLDEVHATTALLRAVERPMALPDSVNSASQPGPRFPGTVPKIWNAPPRNPGFTGRSIVLERMRDQLGGGMAVVLPQPQTLFGLGGVGKTQVALEYVHRFMADYDLVWWISSEQTDDVVAALAELAVRLGAQTGEDMAAASQEAIDLLRRGVPSSRWLLVFDNADDPETLKRFFPPGGPGHVLVTSRNQSWSQYGDALPVDVFLREESIEHLQRRAPGLSKDDAEQVAVAVGDLPLAVEQAGAWIAETATPVSAYIEQLAQQAARVLALNQPPGYPEPVAATWNISIERLQSRSPAAVRLLQLCAFLAPEPISANLLYSKEMIDALKPYDSSLQEKLVLGRVIREIGRFALAKVDQVSNSIQVHRLVQAVIRAQLSEEEQREARHAVHRILAGARPDDDEPIDNPETWPRFNTIWSHLTPSEARYCKEPETRRLLIDRVRYLWKRGDFKAAYALGEELREAWKEMLGNNDLQYLYLRFHLSNILRSQGRFVEAKELDEVTLERQKAVLGPSHPHTYMTMSGLANTLGALGHYGQAMELATEAHEGFSQIFHEAHPRTLAAANNLALNLRLVGQYTRAREIDQEVHDLRTEVLGPEHPYTLSSAQNLARDLREVGRYEDSVQLLSRTYDTYKRTLGRAFPGTLSAAKNLAVSLRRAGQLEDALRLTTATRARYRAKYTSVNPDLLSCELNLASDLFATGDPGGARDLAQEVVDEYMKVPGERHPYTLAAVNNLAVFHWGTGAAETAETMLRQTIRGMRDVLGDNHPHTVFAHLNLANTRADLGDPEGALELERLAVMRLREALGAHHPETLASSSNMAVSLDSMGRKEEAARLRAEAVSELTRLLGEDHSLTRYARDERRVHRDLEPLAV, from the coding sequence ATGACAGCGAGCAGTGACAGCAGCGGCGACAGCGACAGCCGTGACGGACGCATCGTCACCTTCTATTCGTACAAGGGCGGCACGGGCCGCACCATGGCGCTGGCCAACACCGCCTGGATCCTGGCGGCCAACGGCAAGCGGGTCCTCGCCGTGGACTGGGACCTGGAGGCGCCCGGCCTGCACCGCTTCTTCCACCCCTTCCTGGACCCCTCCACGCTGGGGGCCACCACCGGGGTCATCGATCTGATCAGCGAGTACGCCTGGGCCGCGACCAGCCCGGTGCAGCGGCCCGACGACTGGCACAAGGACTACGCGCGGATACAGCCGCACGCCGTCTCGCTCACCCCGGAGACCCACGGCTGGGAGTTCCCGGACGGCGGCACCCTGGACTTCGTCTCGGCGGGCCGGCAGAACCGCGAGTACTCCGCGACCGTCTCCACCTTCGACTGGGACAACTTCTACGACCGGCTCGGCGGCGGGCTCTTCTTCGACGCCTTACGGGCCGACATGAAGCGGAACTACGACTACGTCCTGATCGACAGCCGCACCGGCCTGTCCGACATCGCCGACATCTGCACCGTCCACCTCCCGGACATCCTGGTCGACTGCTTCACCCTGTCCGACCAGTCCATCGACGGCGCCGCGTCCGTCGCCCGCCAGATCGACGAGCGGTTCAGCGACCGCGGCATCAAGATCTACCCGGTCCCGATGCGCATCGACGAGGGCGAGAAGGAGAAGGCCGACGCCGGCCGGGCGCTGGCCCGGATCAAGTTCGACCGCTTCCCGAACGGCCTGGTCGGGGACGAGCTCACCTCCTACTGGGGCGCGGTGGAGATCCCGTACCGCCCCTACTACGCCTACGAGGAGACCCTGGCCACCTTCGGCGACGAGGCCGGGCTCACCAACTCCCTGCTCTCCGCGTTCGAGCGGCTCACCGCCGTGGTCACCGAGGGCCACATCACCTCCATGCCGGTCATCGGCGAGGAGGTCCGGCTGCGCATCAGGGACGCCTTCACCCGGCGCCGCCCGGCCCTGCCCGCCGACCTGTTCCTGTCCTACGTCGCCGAGAACCGGATGTGGGCCGACTGGATCGAGTCGGTGCTCACCCGGGCCGGATTCCGGGTCGTGCCGAAGGACGTCTCGGCCGAGCGGGCACCGGGAGCGGTCGCCGGGGACACCCTCGGGGGCGCGGGCATCAGCATCGACACGGCCGCCCGGACCGTGGTGCTGCTCTCCACGGCCTACCTCAAGTCGGCCCGGGCCGTGGACGTGTGGGAGCGCGCGGCCGCCGAGGACCCGACCGGGGGCCGGCGCCAGCTGGTGCCGCTGAGGGTGGGCGACGTACGGCTGTCCACGCCGTACATCGACCGCAACCCGGTGGACCTGTTCCGGCTCGACGAGGTGCACGCGACCACCGCCCTGCTGCGTGCGGTGGAGCGGCCCATGGCGCTGCCCGACAGCGTCAACAGTGCCTCGCAGCCCGGTCCCCGCTTCCCGGGGACCGTCCCGAAGATCTGGAACGCGCCGCCCCGCAACCCCGGGTTCACCGGGCGCAGCATCGTGCTGGAGCGGATGCGCGACCAGCTCGGCGGGGGCATGGCCGTGGTGCTGCCGCAGCCGCAGACCCTGTTCGGGCTCGGCGGCGTCGGCAAGACGCAGGTGGCACTGGAGTACGTGCACCGGTTCATGGCCGACTACGACCTGGTGTGGTGGATCTCCTCGGAGCAGACCGACGACGTGGTCGCGGCGCTCGCGGAGCTGGCGGTGCGGCTGGGCGCGCAGACCGGCGAGGACATGGCGGCCGCCTCCCAGGAGGCGATCGACCTGCTGCGGCGCGGGGTCCCTTCCTCCCGCTGGCTGCTGGTCTTCGACAACGCGGACGATCCCGAGACGCTCAAGCGGTTCTTCCCGCCGGGCGGCCCGGGCCATGTCCTGGTGACCTCCCGCAACCAGTCCTGGTCGCAGTACGGTGACGCGCTGCCGGTGGACGTGTTCCTGCGGGAGGAGTCCATCGAGCACCTCCAGCGCCGGGCCCCCGGGCTCAGCAAGGACGACGCCGAGCAGGTGGCGGTGGCGGTGGGCGACCTGCCGCTGGCCGTCGAGCAGGCGGGTGCGTGGATCGCGGAGACGGCGACGCCGGTGTCCGCGTACATCGAGCAGCTGGCGCAGCAGGCCGCCCGCGTCCTGGCCCTGAACCAGCCGCCCGGTTACCCGGAGCCGGTGGCCGCCACCTGGAACATCTCCATCGAGCGGCTGCAGTCCCGGTCCCCGGCGGCCGTCCGGCTGCTCCAGCTCTGCGCCTTCCTCGCGCCCGAGCCGATCTCCGCGAACCTGCTCTACAGCAAGGAGATGATCGACGCCCTCAAGCCCTACGACTCCTCGCTGCAGGAGAAGCTGGTGCTGGGCCGGGTGATCCGGGAGATCGGCCGGTTCGCGCTGGCCAAGGTCGACCAGGTCAGCAACAGCATCCAGGTGCACCGGCTGGTGCAGGCGGTGATCCGGGCCCAGCTGAGCGAGGAGGAGCAGCGCGAGGCGCGGCACGCGGTCCACCGGATCCTGGCCGGGGCCCGGCCGGACGACGACGAGCCGATCGACAATCCGGAGACGTGGCCGCGGTTCAACACCATCTGGTCGCACCTGACCCCGTCGGAGGCCCGGTACTGCAAGGAACCGGAGACGCGCCGGCTGCTGATCGACCGGGTGCGCTACCTGTGGAAGCGCGGCGATTTCAAGGCCGCGTACGCCCTCGGCGAGGAGCTGCGCGAGGCGTGGAAGGAAATGCTGGGCAACAACGACCTGCAGTACCTGTACCTGCGCTTCCACCTGTCGAACATCCTGCGCTCGCAGGGCCGGTTCGTGGAGGCGAAGGAGCTGGACGAGGTCACGCTGGAGCGGCAGAAGGCGGTGCTCGGCCCCTCGCACCCGCACACGTACATGACCATGAGCGGTCTGGCCAACACCCTGGGCGCGCTGGGTCATTACGGACAGGCGATGGAGCTGGCGACCGAAGCCCACGAGGGCTTCAGCCAGATCTTCCACGAGGCGCACCCGCGCACGCTGGCCGCCGCGAACAACCTGGCGCTGAACCTGCGGCTCGTGGGTCAGTACACCAGGGCCCGTGAGATCGACCAGGAGGTGCACGACCTGCGCACGGAGGTGCTCGGGCCGGAGCACCCGTACACGTTGTCCTCCGCGCAGAACCTGGCGCGCGACCTGCGCGAGGTGGGCCGGTACGAGGACTCGGTGCAGCTGCTCAGCCGGACGTACGACACCTACAAGCGGACGCTGGGCCGGGCGTTCCCCGGCACCCTGTCGGCGGCGAAGAACCTGGCGGTGTCGCTGCGCCGGGCCGGCCAGCTGGAGGACGCCCTCCGGCTGACCACGGCCACCCGGGCCCGCTACCGGGCCAAGTACACCTCCGTCAACCCGGACCTGCTGTCCTGCGAGCTCAACCTGGCCTCGGACCTGTTCGCGACCGGGGATCCGGGCGGGGCGCGGGACCTGGCGCAGGAGGTGGTGGACGAGTACATGAAGGTGCCGGGCGAGCGGCACCCGTACACCCTGGCGGCCGTGAACAACCTGGCTGTCTTCCACTGGGGCACGGGCGCCGCGGAGACGGCGGAGACGATGCTGCGCCAGACCATACGGGGGATGCGGGACGTGCTCGGCGACAACCACCCGCACACCGTTTTCGCGCACCTCAACCTCGCCAACACGAGGGCCGACCTGGGCGATCCGGAAGGCGCGCTGGAGCTGGAGCGGCTCGCGGTGATGCGGCTGCGCGAGGCGCTCGGGGCGCACCATCCCGAGACCCTTGCGAGCAGTTCCAACATGGCGGTCAGCCTGGACTCGATGGGCCGCAAGGAGGAGGCGGCCCGGCTGCGGGCGGAGGCGGTGTCCGAGCTGACCCGGCTGCTCGGCGAGGACCACAGTCTGACCCGGTACGCGCGCGACGAGCGGCGGGTCCACCGCGACCTGGAGCCTCTCGCCGTCTGA
- a CDS encoding DUF4231 domain-containing protein, whose amino-acid sequence MTFRNEDLPALFHHTDQAAISRQRESTQATRAQLLLLVAAAAAAALPAGPKLGSMYFFGLLSVLSYVGVLGVGMRATRRRARPQWQLNRSAAEFIKSLAWRYAVHGAPFGSEVAAPDATYRTRLEAGLAELRKMGWEDPRAAGTVPEGGEITGAMQRLRGMDYQARRETYVRDRLIEQRNWYRRRTEVSRRATNLWSWTIVLLTCLALLFALLGSFGSGPGPRLTALLSAAAAAGIAWNEVRRHHPLIEAHTLIEQDLAAMMVVMQTTITESQWPSSVYETERYVSPQHTDWLARHSS is encoded by the coding sequence ATGACCTTTCGAAACGAGGACCTGCCGGCCCTCTTCCACCACACCGACCAGGCGGCGATCTCCCGGCAGCGGGAGTCGACCCAGGCCACCCGCGCCCAGTTGCTGCTGCTGGTCGCGGCCGCGGCGGCCGCCGCGCTGCCCGCCGGGCCGAAGCTGGGCTCGATGTACTTCTTCGGGCTGCTGAGCGTGCTCTCGTACGTGGGGGTGCTGGGCGTGGGCATGCGGGCGACGCGGCGCCGGGCCCGTCCGCAGTGGCAGCTCAACCGCAGTGCGGCGGAGTTCATCAAGTCGCTGGCCTGGCGGTACGCGGTGCACGGGGCGCCGTTCGGCAGTGAGGTCGCCGCGCCCGACGCGACGTACCGCACCCGGTTGGAGGCGGGTCTGGCCGAGCTGCGGAAGATGGGCTGGGAGGATCCGCGGGCCGCGGGGACGGTTCCGGAGGGCGGGGAGATCACCGGCGCGATGCAGCGGTTGCGCGGGATGGACTACCAGGCGCGGCGCGAGACGTACGTCCGGGACCGGCTGATCGAGCAGCGCAACTGGTACCGGCGGCGCACGGAGGTGTCCCGGCGGGCGACGAACCTGTGGTCGTGGACGATCGTGCTGCTGACCTGTCTGGCGCTGCTGTTCGCGCTGCTCGGGTCGTTCGGTTCGGGTCCGGGGCCGAGGCTGACCGCGCTGCTGAGCGCGGCGGCGGCGGCCGGGATCGCCTGGAACGAGGTGCGCCGCCACCATCCGCTGATCGAGGCGCACACGCTGATCGAGCAGGACCTGGCGGCGATGATGGTCGTGATGCAGACGACCATCACGGAGTCGCAGTGGCCCTCGTCGGTGTACGAGACGGAGCGGTACGTGTCCCCGCAGCACACGGACTGGCTGGCCCGGCACAGCAGTTGA
- a CDS encoding S1 family peptidase produces the protein MRIKRMTRTRLLAAATGLAAAAALAVPTAASADSSRDGKDSGFSADRLASAGASVLRADVAGTAWHTDPATGTLVVSADSTVSDAGIARIKREAGADVGALRIERIPGKLTKLVSGGDAIYATSWRCSLGFNVRNGSTYYALTAGHCTDGAGTWWSNSARTAVVGSTVGSSFPTNDYGLIKYASNTPVPPGTVGSQDITSAVNATLNMSVTRRGSTTGIHSGRVTGLNATVNYGGGDIVYGMIRTNVCAEPGDSGGPLYSGTRAVGLTSGGSGNCSSGGTTFFQPVVEALNAYGVSVY, from the coding sequence GTGAGGATCAAGCGCATGACCCGTACCAGGCTGCTCGCGGCGGCCACCGGCCTGGCCGCCGCCGCAGCGCTCGCCGTCCCCACGGCCGCGAGCGCGGACTCCAGCCGGGACGGCAAGGACAGCGGATTCAGCGCCGACCGGCTCGCCTCGGCCGGCGCATCCGTCCTGCGCGCCGACGTGGCGGGCACCGCCTGGCACACCGACCCCGCCACCGGAACCCTGGTGGTCTCCGCCGACTCCACGGTCTCCGACGCCGGTATCGCGAGGATCAAGCGCGAGGCCGGGGCCGACGTCGGAGCGCTGCGCATCGAACGCATCCCCGGCAAGCTCACCAAACTGGTGTCCGGCGGCGATGCCATCTACGCCACCAGCTGGCGCTGTTCGCTGGGCTTCAACGTGCGCAACGGCAGCACCTACTACGCCCTGACCGCCGGGCACTGCACCGACGGGGCGGGCACCTGGTGGAGCAACTCCGCCCGTACCGCCGTCGTGGGCTCCACGGTCGGCTCCAGCTTCCCGACCAACGACTACGGCCTCATCAAGTACGCCAGCAACACGCCGGTGCCCCCCGGCACCGTCGGCAGCCAGGACATCACCAGCGCCGTGAACGCCACCCTCAACATGTCGGTGACCAGGCGCGGGTCCACCACCGGTATCCACAGCGGCCGGGTCACCGGACTCAACGCCACCGTCAACTACGGCGGCGGCGACATCGTCTACGGCATGATCCGCACCAACGTGTGCGCCGAACCCGGCGACAGCGGCGGCCCGCTCTACTCGGGCACCCGCGCCGTCGGCCTCACCTCCGGCGGCAGCGGAAACTGCTCCTCGGGCGGGACGACCTTCTTCCAGCCGGTGGTCGAAGCCCTCAACGCATACGGGGTCAGCGTCTACTGA
- a CDS encoding DUF5685 family protein — MFGIVRPCTHRLGERFKAEWMAHLCGLCLALRGDHGQFARIVTNYDGLLVSVLTEAQSGTAPEARRTAGPCPLRGMRTASVAQGEGARLAAAVSLVLASAKVRDHVADRDGLLARAPIAAAARKVARGWDRAGARTGASLGFDTAVLVDAVDRQAGIETLAGLGTPVLVVTEPTETATAAAFAHTAQLAGRPGNAPALAEAGRYFGRLAHLLDAVEDQGADAVAGAWNPLTATGTSLTEARRLCDDALHGIKLALGEVEFTDAGLAHRLLVHELRTSVDRAFGTGSCAHTATASAGQGGNPYAGQPYGGQGGNPYGQGPYGQNPYGGAPYGGGAGGPGMPPTGPGGFGGAPPPQRPRRGLLAGCAVAIGLFCTCQMCCTEHEGPWSRKKRDPWCDACECCESCDCCGSTDTSGGSGGGGGGGDGCCSCDCCGCDC; from the coding sequence TTGTTCGGCATCGTGAGACCTTGCACGCACCGGTTGGGAGAACGGTTCAAGGCGGAGTGGATGGCCCATCTGTGCGGGCTGTGCCTGGCACTTCGGGGAGATCACGGACAGTTCGCCCGGATCGTTACGAACTACGACGGTCTGCTCGTCTCCGTTCTGACGGAGGCTCAGTCGGGAACCGCGCCCGAGGCCCGGCGCACCGCCGGGCCCTGCCCGCTGCGCGGGATGCGCACCGCCTCCGTGGCCCAGGGCGAGGGGGCGCGGCTCGCCGCCGCCGTCTCGCTCGTGCTCGCCTCCGCCAAGGTGCGCGACCACGTGGCCGACCGGGACGGGCTGTTGGCCCGCGCCCCCATAGCCGCCGCCGCGCGCAAGGTGGCCCGCGGCTGGGACCGGGCCGGAGCCCGCACCGGGGCCTCGCTCGGCTTCGACACCGCCGTGCTCGTCGACGCCGTGGACCGGCAGGCGGGCATCGAGACGCTCGCGGGCCTCGGCACCCCGGTGCTCGTGGTGACCGAGCCGACGGAGACCGCGACGGCCGCCGCCTTCGCGCATACCGCGCAGCTGGCCGGACGGCCAGGCAACGCCCCCGCGCTGGCCGAGGCCGGCCGGTACTTCGGCCGGCTCGCCCACCTGCTCGACGCGGTGGAGGACCAGGGCGCCGACGCCGTCGCGGGCGCCTGGAACCCGCTCACCGCCACCGGGACCTCGCTCACCGAGGCCCGCAGGCTCTGCGACGACGCCCTCCACGGCATCAAGCTCGCGCTGGGCGAGGTCGAGTTCACGGACGCCGGGCTCGCCCACCGGCTGCTCGTGCACGAGCTGCGCACCTCGGTGGACCGGGCCTTCGGCACCGGCAGCTGCGCCCACACGGCGACGGCCTCCGCCGGCCAGGGCGGCAACCCGTACGCGGGCCAGCCGTACGGCGGCCAGGGCGGGAACCCGTACGGCCAGGGCCCGTACGGCCAGAACCCCTACGGCGGGGCCCCGTACGGCGGAGGAGCGGGCGGCCCGGGGATGCCGCCCACGGGCCCGGGCGGATTCGGTGGCGCGCCGCCCCCGCAGCGGCCGCGCCGCGGACTGCTCGCGGGCTGCGCGGTGGCCATCGGACTGTTCTGTACCTGCCAGATGTGCTGCACCGAGCACGAGGGCCCGTGGTCCCGGAAGAAGCGGGACCCGTGGTGCGACGCCTGTGAGTGCTGCGAATCCTGCGACTGCTGCGGCAGCACCGATACCAGCGGTGGGAGCGGTGGCGGTGGCGGTGGTGGCGACGGCTGCTGCAGCTGTGACTGCTGCGGCTGCGACTGCTGA
- a CDS encoding cell division protein SepF produces MGSVRKASAWLGLVEDSDDDRYYDDDYAEAAQGSVAGPGEQWVTDPRVRVASESAVEHGRRIATVTPDGFRDARGIGELFRDGVPVIVNLSSMDPGDAKRVVDFAAGLTFGLRGSIERVATRVFLLTPADTQIVSGEAGGRSRDFFNQS; encoded by the coding sequence ATGGGTTCGGTGCGCAAGGCGAGTGCCTGGCTGGGTCTCGTGGAGGACAGCGACGACGATCGCTACTACGACGACGACTACGCGGAGGCCGCCCAGGGTTCGGTGGCCGGCCCCGGCGAGCAGTGGGTCACCGACCCCCGGGTCCGGGTGGCCTCCGAGTCGGCCGTGGAGCACGGCCGTCGCATCGCGACGGTCACCCCGGACGGTTTCCGTGACGCGCGGGGCATCGGCGAGCTGTTCCGCGACGGGGTACCGGTCATCGTCAACCTGTCGTCGATGGACCCGGGTGACGCGAAGCGCGTCGTCGACTTCGCGGCCGGACTGACCTTCGGGCTGCGCGGTTCGATCGAGCGGGTGGCGACCAGGGTCTTCCTCCTGACCCCGGCCGACACCCAGATCGTCAGCGGCGAAGCGGGCGGCCGCTCACGCGACTTCTTCAACCAGAGCTGA
- a CDS encoding acyl-CoA dehydrogenase family protein: MSAFLPHDPLGLDELLGPEDLAVRDTVRAWAADRVLPNIAQWYESGELPGIRELARELGGIGALGMSLQGYGCAGASAVQYGLACLELEAADSGIRSLVSVQGSLAMYAIWKYGSEEQKQRWLPGMAAGELIGCFGLTEPDVGSDPAAMRTYAKRDGTDWVLNGRKMWITNGSVAAVAVVWAQTDEGIRGFAVPTDTPGFSAPEIKHKWSLRASVTSELVMDDVRLPADAVLPLVTGLKGPLGCLSHARYGIIWGSMGAARASFESALDYARTREQFGKPIGGFQLTQAKLADMALELHKGILLAHHLGRRMDAGTLRPEQISFGKLNNVREAIEICRTARTILGANGISLEYPVMRHATNLESVLTYEGTVEMHQLVLGKALTGLDAFR, from the coding sequence GTGTCCGCGTTCCTGCCCCATGATCCGCTCGGGCTCGACGAGCTCCTCGGGCCCGAGGACCTCGCCGTCCGGGACACCGTCCGCGCCTGGGCTGCCGACCGGGTGCTGCCGAACATCGCGCAGTGGTACGAGAGCGGCGAGCTGCCCGGGATCCGCGAGCTGGCCCGGGAGCTCGGTGGCATCGGAGCGCTCGGGATGTCCCTCCAGGGCTACGGGTGCGCCGGCGCCAGCGCCGTGCAGTACGGGCTCGCCTGCCTGGAGCTGGAGGCCGCCGACTCCGGGATCCGCTCGCTCGTGTCGGTGCAGGGGTCGCTCGCCATGTACGCGATCTGGAAGTACGGCTCCGAGGAGCAGAAGCAGCGCTGGCTGCCCGGCATGGCCGCGGGCGAGCTCATCGGCTGCTTCGGGCTGACCGAGCCCGATGTGGGGTCGGACCCCGCGGCGATGCGGACCTACGCCAAGCGCGACGGCACCGACTGGGTGCTGAACGGCCGCAAGATGTGGATCACCAACGGTTCCGTCGCGGCGGTCGCCGTGGTGTGGGCGCAGACCGACGAGGGGATCCGCGGTTTCGCGGTGCCCACCGACACCCCCGGGTTCTCGGCGCCGGAGATCAAGCACAAGTGGTCGCTGCGGGCCAGCGTCACGAGCGAGCTGGTGATGGACGACGTACGGCTGCCCGCCGACGCGGTGCTGCCGCTGGTCACCGGGCTCAAGGGGCCGCTCGGCTGCCTCAGCCACGCTCGGTACGGGATCATCTGGGGATCCATGGGCGCGGCGCGGGCCAGTTTCGAGTCCGCGCTCGACTACGCGAGGACGCGGGAGCAGTTCGGCAAGCCGATCGGCGGTTTCCAGCTCACCCAGGCCAAGCTGGCGGACATGGCCCTGGAACTCCACAAGGGCATCCTGCTCGCGCACCACCTGGGCCGGCGCATGGACGCGGGCACCCTGCGGCCGGAGCAGATCAGCTTCGGCAAGCTCAACAACGTCCGTGAGGCCATCGAGATCTGCCGCACCGCGCGGACCATCCTCGGAGCCAACGGGATCTCCCTCGAGTACCCCGTCATGCGGCACGCCACCAACCTCGAATCGGTGCTCACCTACGAGGGCACCGTCGAGATGCACCAGCTGGTGCTGGGCAAGGCACTCACCGGGCTGGACGCCTTCCGGTGA
- a CDS encoding MFS transporter, with protein sequence MSGTNAAGVRTPSPWQRLSAASGGTNRWVVLAVLCVSLVLVALDATILHVAVPSVTEDLRPGSIELLWIVDAYPLVCASLLILFGTLGDRVGRRRILLLGYGLFGAASAIAALADNAQVLIAARALLGIGGAMIMPATLSILRQVFPDRRERALAIGIWTAVAAIGAASGPVLGGFLVQHFWWGSVFLINIPLMALILPLGRWLLPESRGSADGPWDVLGALMAAAGVLGTVLGIKRLGAERRLLDAEALLPLLVGLVLLVLFVRRQRRREQPLIDMRMFSRAAFSTSVACIVLAMLALVGLELIAVQYLQLVLHLSPLETGLRLLPLTFAAMAAGATGSYTLGRVGPRTMVSLGFVLTAFAVLLLTLMGQQDRPLLLTIGFILLGFGLQTTLFAAYESMLSEAPAATVGGAASIGETSYQLGAGMGIALLGSVMNAAYRPGLMGVPGVSAADSAGAANSLGEAYQIAAHLGGPAGASLYAAARQSFVHGLHVTLLVSAVLLFAGAVMALKLPRTMDCGAAEEEAAEVRLPAQAKGEARPTPVEQAG encoded by the coding sequence ATGTCGGGGACGAACGCGGCCGGGGTCCGGACCCCTTCCCCCTGGCAGCGGCTGAGCGCCGCCTCCGGTGGGACCAACCGCTGGGTCGTCCTGGCGGTGCTCTGCGTCAGCCTGGTCCTCGTCGCGCTCGACGCGACGATCCTGCACGTCGCCGTTCCCTCCGTCACCGAGGACCTGCGCCCCGGCTCGATCGAACTCCTGTGGATCGTCGACGCCTACCCGCTGGTCTGCGCCTCGCTGCTCATCCTCTTCGGCACCCTCGGCGACCGGGTCGGCCGCCGCCGGATCCTCCTCCTCGGCTACGGGCTCTTCGGCGCGGCCTCCGCGATAGCGGCCCTGGCCGACAACGCCCAGGTCCTGATCGCCGCGCGCGCCCTGCTCGGCATCGGCGGCGCGATGATCATGCCCGCCACCCTGTCGATCCTGCGGCAGGTCTTCCCCGACCGGCGCGAGCGGGCGCTCGCCATCGGCATCTGGACCGCCGTCGCCGCCATCGGCGCGGCCAGCGGCCCGGTGCTCGGCGGCTTCCTCGTCCAGCACTTCTGGTGGGGCTCGGTCTTCCTCATCAACATCCCGCTGATGGCACTGATCCTGCCGCTCGGCCGCTGGCTGCTGCCGGAGTCGCGCGGCTCCGCCGACGGGCCGTGGGACGTGCTCGGCGCGCTGATGGCCGCCGCCGGTGTACTCGGCACGGTGCTCGGGATCAAGCGGCTGGGCGCCGAACGCCGGCTCCTCGACGCCGAGGCGCTGCTCCCGCTGCTGGTCGGCTTGGTGCTGCTCGTCCTGTTCGTGCGGCGGCAGAGGCGGCGCGAGCAGCCGCTGATCGACATGCGGATGTTCTCGCGGGCCGCCTTCTCCACCTCGGTCGCGTGCATCGTCCTCGCCATGCTGGCCCTGGTAGGCCTGGAGCTGATCGCCGTCCAGTACCTCCAGCTGGTGCTGCACCTCAGCCCGCTGGAGACCGGCCTGCGACTGCTGCCCCTGACCTTCGCCGCCATGGCCGCGGGCGCCACGGGCTCGTACACCCTGGGCCGGGTCGGGCCGCGCACGATGGTGTCGCTGGGCTTCGTCCTGACGGCCTTCGCCGTGCTGCTGCTGACGCTCATGGGCCAGCAGGACCGGCCGCTGCTGCTGACCATCGGCTTCATCCTGCTCGGCTTCGGGCTGCAGACCACGCTGTTCGCCGCGTACGAGTCGATGCTGAGCGAGGCCCCGGCGGCCACCGTGGGCGGCGCGGCCTCGATCGGCGAGACCTCGTACCAGCTGGGCGCGGGCATGGGCATCGCGCTGCTGGGCAGCGTGATGAACGCGGCGTACCGGCCGGGGCTCATGGGCGTGCCGGGGGTGTCGGCGGCGGATTCGGCGGGCGCGGCGAACTCTCTGGGCGAGGCCTACCAGATCGCCGCGCACCTCGGCGGGCCGGCGGGGGCGTCGCTGTACGCGGCGGCGCGGCAGTCGTTCGTGCACGGACTGCACGTGACGCTGCTGGTGAGCGCGGTGCTGTTGTTCGCGGGGGCGGTGATGGCGCTGAAGTTGCCGCGGACGATGGACTGCGGGGCGGCGGAGGAAGAGGCGGCGGAGGTGCGGTTGCCCGCGCAGGCGAAGGGTGAGGCGCGGCCGACCCCGGTCGAGCAGGCGGGCTGA